The following proteins are co-located in the Xiphophorus hellerii strain 12219 chromosome 2, Xiphophorus_hellerii-4.1, whole genome shotgun sequence genome:
- the ldha gene encoding L-lactate dehydrogenase A chain, whose amino-acid sequence MSTQEKLISHVMKEEPIGCRNKVTVVGVGMVGMASAISILLKDLCDELALVDVMEDKLKGEAMDLQHGALFLKTHKIVADKDYSVTANSKVVVVTAGARQQEGESRLNLVQRNVNIFKFIIPNIVKYSPNCILLVVSNPVDILTYVAWKLSGFPRHRVIGSGTNLDSARFRHLMGEKFHLHPASCHGWIIGEHGDSSVAVWSGVNIAGVSLQSLNPKMGADGDSENWKDVHKKVVDGAYEVIKLKGYTSWAIGMSVADLVESIMKNLHKVHPVSTLVQGIHGVKDEVFLSIPCVLGNSGLTDVIHMTLKPEEETQLVKSAETLWGVQKELTL is encoded by the exons ATGTCCACTCAGGAAAAGCTCATCAGCCATGTGATGAAGGAGGAGCCTATTGGCTGCAGGAACAAGGTGACAGTGGTCGGAGTCGGCATGGTGGGCATGGCATCCGCCATCAGCATACTGCTCAAG GATCTGTGTGATGAGCTGGCCCTGGTTGACGTAATGGAGGACAAGTTGAAGGGTGAAGCCATGGACCTCCAGCACGGAGCCCTCTTCCTCAAGACGCACAAGATTGTGGCCGACAAAG ACTACAGTGTGACCGCCAACTCCAAGGTGGTGGTGGTGACTGCCGGGGCCCGCCAGCAGGAGGGCGAGAGCCGCCTTAATCTGGTGCAGCGTAacgttaacatttttaaattcatcatcCCCAACATTGTGAAATACAGTCCCAACTGCATCCTGCTGGTGGTCTCAAACCCAG TCGACATCCTGACCTACGTGGCATGGAAGCTGAGTGGTTTCCCACGTCACCGCGTCATTGGCTCTGGCACTAACCTGGACAGCGCCCGATTCCGCCACCTCATGGGAGAGAAGTTCCACCTCCACCCTGCAAGCTGCCACGGCTGGATTATTGGAGAGCATGGAGATTCCAGTG TGGCTGTGTGGAGTGGTGTGAATATTGCTGGAGTTTCTCTGCAAAGTCTCAACCCAAAGATGGGTGCAGATGGTGACAGCGAGAACTGGAAGGACGTGCATAAGAAGGTGGTTGATGG AGCCTATGAGGTCATCAAGCTGAAGGGCTACACCTCCTGGGCTATTGGCATGTCTGTGGCTGATTTAGTGGAGAGCATTATGAAGAACCTGCACAAAGTTCACCCTGTGTCCACACTTGTCCAG GGAATACATGGTGTGAAGGATGAGGTTTTCCTGAGCATCCCGTGTGTTCTGGGTAACAGTGGCCTGACCGATGTCATTCACATGACGCTGAAACCTGAGGAGGAGACGCAGCTGGTGAAGAGCGCCGAGACCCTTTGGGGCGTGCAGAAGGAGCTCACTCTGTGA
- the tsg101a gene encoding tumor susceptibility 101a, which translates to MAVVNESALKKMLKQYKYRDLTVREITNVISQYKDLKPVMDAYVFNDGSSRDLMSLTGTVPVSYRGNVYNIPVCLWLLDTYPYNPPICFVKPTSTMMIKTGKHIDANGKIYLPYLHEWKHPQSDLYGLIQVMIVVFGEEPPVFSRPTTQPPFPSFQAAGPPNSSYMPGMPAVSPYGPNPNPGGYPAYQYPPGNSYPATAGPGHYPTQTPVSTVGPTRDGTIGEDTIRASLISAVSDKLRWRMKEEMDRAQAELDALKRTEEDLKKGHQKLEEMISRLDQEVTDVDRNIELLKKKDEELTEALEKMENQSENNDIDDVIVPTAPLYKQILNLYAEENAIEDTIFYLGEALRRGVIDLEVFLKHVRLLSRKQFQLRALMQKARKTAGLSDLY; encoded by the exons ATGGCGGTTGTCAACGAAAGCGCTCTGAAGAAAATGCTGAAG CAATATAAATACAGAGATCTGACTGTTCGGGAGATTACCAATGTCATCTCCCAATACAAGGACCTGAAGCCGGTTATGGATGCTTATG TGTTTAATGACGGTTCGTCGAGAGACCTAATGAGCTTGACTGGGACTGTCCCTGTGAGTTATAGAG gCAATGTCTACAACATCCCAGTGTGTTTGTGGCTGCTGGACACATATCCATATAACCCACCTATATGTTTTGTAAAACCAACCAGTACCATGATGATTAAGACGGGCAAACACATTGATGCCAATGGCAAAATTTACCTCCCTTATCTACATGAGTGGAAACAT CCTCAGTCAGACCTGTATGGCCTGATTCAGGTGATGATTGTCGTGTTTGGAGAGGAGCCGCCTGTGTTTTCCCGTCCCACCACACAACCCCCCTTCCCAAGCTTTCAAGCAGCTGGACCCCCGAACT CTTCTTATATGCCTGGAATGCCTGCAGTCTCACCCTATGGGCCAAATCCCAATCCAGG AGGTTACCCGGCTTACCAATACCCTCCTGGGAACTCTTATCCAGCCACAGCTGGACCTGGACACTATCCAACTCAGACTCCAGTCTCCACAGtgg GGCCAACCAGGGACGGCACCATTGGCGAAGACACCATTCGCGCATCTCTGATTTCAGCCGTAAGTGACAAACTTCGCTGGAGGATGAAGGAAGAGATGGACAGAGCTCAGGCAGAGCTGGATGCCCTGAAGCGAACAGAGGAAGATCTGAAGAAAGGGCATCAGAAGCTGGAGGAGATGATCTCCAGACTTGACCAGGAAGTG ACTGATGTTGACAGGAACATTgaactgctgaagaaaaaggaTGAGGAATTAACCGAAGCCTTGGAGAAAATGGAGAACCAATCAGAGAACAATGATATAGATGATGTCATTGTGCCCACAGCTCCTCTGTACAAGCAGATTCTGAATCTGTATGCAGAAGAAAATGCAATTGAAGATACAATCTTCTACCTGGGAGAGGCCCTGCGCAGAGGTGTCATAGATCTGGAGGTTTTCCTCAAG CATGTACGCCTTCTGTCCAGGAAACAGTTCCAGCTTCGAGCTCTAATGCAGAAAGCTCGTAAGACTGCTGGACTAAGTGACCTGTACTGA